From Saccopteryx leptura isolate mSacLep1 chromosome 3, mSacLep1_pri_phased_curated, whole genome shotgun sequence, one genomic window encodes:
- the BBC3 gene encoding bcl-2-binding component 3 codes for MARARQEGSSPEPVEGLAHDSPRPFPLSRLVPSAVSCGLCEPGLPTAPAAPALLPAAYLCAPTALPAVTAALGAPRWPRGPRSRPRGPRPDGPQPSLSPAEQHLESPVPSAPGALAGGPTQAAPGVRGEEEQWAREIGAQLRRMADDLNALYERRRQEQQQRHRPSPWRVLYNLIMGLLPLPRGRGAPEMEPN; via the exons ATGGCCCGAGCACGCCAGGAGGGCAGCTCCCCGGAGCCCGTAGAGGGCCTTGCCCATGACAGCCCTCGCCCCTTCCCGCTCAGCCGCCTGGTGCCCTCTGCCGTGTCCTGTGGCCTCTGTGAACCTGGCCTGCCTACCGCCCCCGCCGCCCCTGCCCTGCTGCCCGCTGCCTACCTCTGCGCCCCTACTGCCCTGCCCGCTGTCACTGCCGCCCTGGGGGCCCCCCGCTGGCCTCGGGGTCCCCGCAGCCGCCCCCGAGGCCCGCGCCCCGACG GTCCTCAGCCCTCACTATCGCCCGCGGAGCAGCACCTGGAATCGCCGGTGCCCAGCGCCCCGGGGGCCCTGGCGGGCGGCCCCACCCAAGCAGCCCCGGGGGtccggggggaggaggagcagtgggCCCGAGAGATCGGAGCCCAGCTGCGGCGAATGGCGGACGACCTCAACGCACTGTACGAGCGGCGG aGACAAGAGCAGCAGCAGCGACACCGCCCCTCGCCCTGGAGGGTCCTGTACAATCTCATCATGGGACTGCTGCCCTTACCCAGGGGCCGCGGAGCCCCAGAGATGGAGCCCAATTAG